GAATGCAACCATCTGCCCCCATCCGCAAATCAAAAGCCTAAGCTGCTTCTCGTCTGGTTCCTTCACCATAGTCAAGGACAGTTGTAACGAGCAACAGGTAATTTTAACAAGTTCGTTTTGCAAATGTGCTcctcttttttaaacattaaatagcCTTAGCATTTAAAAACCTTAAActccatttaaaaaacaaatatcaagaaTGATATCCATTCGACGTTATTTAAATCGATCAATATCCAACCATACAACAAGTAAAGAAATGGGCGTCTTCAAATTCCAGCTAAAATCGAAATGATTTGTTTCTATATATAATTTGGTACTTGTGCATACATAgtgtatgtatattttcattattaaaaagaaCTAGACATTCCGTGGAAGGTAAAcgttttcaaaatgtgttttatttttctttccaCCTTAGCCCTAATTATGTTACCAGGAAAaggataatatttatttatattataccttacattaATGTGCcccttctttgtatatttaATGTCGATCGGTttgtatatcactgtattttgataaaaatccaattttatgacgtcagatgtccatatcatatttttggccggtcctgACCTCgccaaaatgtaatatggaccgctgacgtcatacaactaGTAAATGTGGATACGGCAAAAaatgtcgcaagtaaacattataagctatgtttaataaaacacatctaaagtgctttacaattattgaatggtaatataaagTGTTCGTTAtcatataagaaatatttacacaccacttcgtgccatatggcattataaggaccggccagtcagccaacgAAGGTGTGTATGGACCGAGGCGGTAgacctcagtggtgtgtaatatttctgaaatattatacctcacataaatttttcccttctttgtatatattaaCTCGATCGGTcggtatatcactgtattttgatgaaaatctttttttatgacgtcagcagtctatattatatttttggccggtccggacctcgccaaaaatataatgtggaccgctgacgtcatagaattggtaagtgcggcttactattttcacaacggcgaaaacttgtcgcaagtaaacattattagctttattcaataaaacacatttaaatcgctttaaaaatattgaattgtaataaaaagtgttcggtataatataagaaatataacacaccactaagggtcatatggcattataaggaccggtcagtcagccctcgaaggtgaatggacctcggctagcgcctcggtccatatacaccttcggtggctgactggccagtccttataatgtcatatgacccttagtggtgtgttatatttcttaagtaGTCCATATAGGTATTCATTCTTTGCTAAAGTGGTATGCCAAGTTGTTTTGTGAAACGAAGTCCAGATGTTAATTTTTAGAAGTAAAGTTTAAGAGCATATGAGAAACCagaatgaacaaaaaaaattatattgtcaCGTATAGCGCtacattatttcataattataattgtttgcctgattttaaatttgctatatatgtatgtgtccATTTACAGGAATGCATTTTGAATGCATCAAACTCGGTGTATGGAGATCCGTGCGTCGGCACGTTCAAGTACCTGGAGATTCAGTACACATGCATCTCTGCATGAAAAACATGATGGCAttgaaaataacttgatttgaactttatctttttgtttgttttattctttgttggactaaaacaacaactttaaataTGAAGCTATATGAACTATTGCTTACTGTAAAATGtgataatgcaaataaatatacaacTGGCGGTTTTGAAGTTTTCATGCGCGTTCTCtgtgtaaaatatcatacaGGTATGTTCATAACATGTCCAAATACCCCTGTACATTGAGTGTACTCATTTGTCATACACATGACGTGTTTTCCCTGAACCATAGATGCTTTAGAGTCGGCTTGCATGTCCTAAACAGTGACAGACTAATGATAGGTcttacttagaatacaacctaggtttacagccaatgaaattgtagataggcaatcattaagaaCCAGGCTTAATcagtaagaatttcaactttcgagGGTGTTTAAAAGGGTCGTCCACTGCCACCTATCCGATATATAATCCCTGCATTAGATTTGACGTTGACAATGTATTATACAATGATGTCGTATTGTAAGTCAGTTAGATAATtagaattaaaattttaatgtttcagAAGTACTCGTTCGCTAAGCTCATACCACCTATTCATaatcattatgattttaattcatgGCATCTTACTATTACGTAAAGCTCATTTAACACAAAATCGCGTTGCACGGATTTCCCTCCTTGAAATGTTGACATCAAGGGTTATAAAACAGGATGTTTGATTACCACCGATTAGTCAATATAAAAACTGCTTAAGCTATATGCCTTATCTTGTCCACGAGAagtgttttctttaatacaaTTAAGATTCCTATCATATCTTTTTTTCGGAAGAAACTAGTACAGTGACGTCACGTCAAAATTCAAGCCAACCTATGgttgttgtaaaacatatactatTTTGAATCACGAAGTTATGTGGTTACATGAGTTCAGATCGATATCGATACTTGACTAGAGTATTTCCGTGGTACTTCGCCATCATGGTCTCAGTGTtgacaaacaaatgaaaaatgaaacatttacgAATCAATTCATTGGTAATTGGCTCCAAAATATTAATGAGatgggttttagccaggtttctAAAACCCTTAAAGATGCAcgcttactcccaaataagatttacaacaattaaaacaattgttttaatatacttaaaaggatgaataaatgtcgaaaacaatcgTTCTTTTAAGagataccgagtttgatttgaaagaaaaatgcagaaattacggtatttttacctcatGAGACGaaagtaaatctttaagcaatcatcaatcatttaatatgtatgcgttttcagctattaaatacacggttacaatcctgttatcagtaatgtatatttaccataaaacagcatccggtataagtttgcaaatccggtttacttgcaaacttagtttttttattatcttagatatcaacttcaaaagcgacacatagaaagtttgcccattaaataagaaatattttaagcaaaattaaaaaaaaagtttaaagaaatatgaaaattttaattccaaaattgatttctcccgttggccaccaattggattttaggtcccccgcggggttttggcaaactccaattggagaattttccatatgagccgaaacgggggaaaaaatcagcaatttgaaaaaaatcaaatattacaatttggaacagaaaattacatttctatgtatgtctgtagtactagattcataaacataattaaaatctaataaataatcaaaaattatgattttgtaaaaacggcTCTCCAATTGGGaaaaattccaattggagaattccacagtcaatttctatAGATAAAAGCCACCAATTGGAGTTCACAGAAGTTGGTGATCACAGAAGTTGGAGGAATCACCAGTTGGAGACTTTCACCGTATAACATCTGCTGGGGAGAAATAAAGttgtgatatatacatgtcatgatattattgctcattaatttaatattgtagattattcaagaaaataacattgcaaGATGTTACCTGATTTCGAGTATTACATCGGTGTTTtcacttgtgacgttgtgtgcaaTCTAAAACAGTGATCTTAAATACAACTGCGTTAGATTTGcgaattatttatccttttctgaAGCCTTCTGGTCCTAGATgctcgaaaatattaaatacttttaaaaagaataacttaCTAATTTTCATTTCCTGGTGGGCTCAATTTGTGTCTTTCAGTTAATCGAATAGGTTAGAGAACACCATCTTATATTGTCAGTAGGTACATTAAACTATGTTGACTTAGTGACAAACTTAATTTGATCActccaatttaaagaaaaaaacctttCGATGTGTATCTTTTATCCTATGCAAAAGtggcttctttttattatttcgtttccATCACTCACggtatgttatttttcttgtcaTATGAAATgggtacatatatgtatgatagCACTATCACGAACCTATTACCAGTATaggttaaacaattatttataagtcagtgatattatttataaatgttctataaCATTGtgtattgacttaatacttcgtaaaaaaataagctcaacaatcattctttgtttcagaattcatccatttcaaatgattcttTGAAAAGGAGCCATTATCTCGGTTCACTTATTGTCAGGGTTTAGGAGCTGTAGCTAAAAGCAGTGACGAAATTCGTTTACACTCTTAAATTGTGCTCAGTTACATTGAACACCTGCCATAACTGAATGATAgctttacattgataaataagaagtaaatatatccaaatactattgcaagtggtatttttttgcaaaagtgtatagcCCTTCACGCAATTCATGATAGTTTAAAAACTCATGTCTTGAATGACATTATCTTTGATCAAGTATACGTTCTAAGCATTAGGaatgatattgttcatattgtttcatCCTGCTAcctgtttgcatgtttttgttcgtttatcaaatatacgCATGTACTTTGCTTATCAATATCATGTCCACGTGTTTGTGAATGGAGGATAAAGATActgtaataatgtttcaaagatgAATATCGTTAAACacgttgattaaatattaacatatttttaaatcacataaGTCACGGTGACATTTATGAGAGTTAGGCGAAGATTTTGTGATGGATTTTATATTTGCTACTGTACAGTAGGGGAGGTTACTGCGTAGGAGAcgaacattttcttaaaccggttTAGCATCAAATCAAGTAGGACCTACTCCGGTGACCTCAGACGAACATTCGTGtaaaaatggattgaaatggaCAATCATAAAATTTTGGGCTATGGACTTATTGAAGACAACTGTATGGTAAGTCTAAATGCCGTTTGTTTTCATGATGGTTTAAATGAtaagaattgtttgttatttttgatcaCGCACAggtatgccccccccccccccacatagTGACATTACTCCGCAAAGCTTTGTCTGCTTTTCCCCCGCAAAATTTCCTCGGGAATGGGCGTAACCTAGGTTCCCTTTGGTGCGAGGccattttaccatcagttcattcCTGCAGGGAAGGAATTTAAGCGGGggttagtccacctaaatggccttcagtcttttgaagatttttagactatggcagactcgagacagGGATACATAATGTAGTTAGTGTcggttagaaccagccgcccaCCCGGGTAGcccagttggttagagcgccatgctagtgttccggcggtcgtgggttcgagccccacaccgggcgcacttttcctcccaggttaactttaataacaaatgtcaaaataataaaaaagtatccctgattgCTAATTATTGTAGCTTTATAAAGCCGGGGTTGGCTGAACCGAAAatcccactattccccggacctggggagttcatggttacaattgactgcaatcatttttttgaaaaaaaaaggtaaaaaagtgttattgtttatccttcaaactaaattcaattgacGCCAAGTCTATTGCTAactattgcaccagtcaattgtacatAGAAACAGTGATTCTTCACAATCATGtgcttatttgtttgtcatactgtaccaaattatttgggaatattgttagcacatgttttaataataccattttacctcaggacaatttttcaataagaactcagtcaagtatgaaatatttccattttggaaGAATGCTGTAGATCTTTTACATTTGAAgatttggaaattattattggttattctttaaaaagtgtcaaaatttgAGTAGATCTATGGTAATGCAATTAGTAGCTCAAAATTTTAAtccttcaattgttattttaaaaactgttttacttaatgataaaggaaaattattcattttattaaacagatgtACACAAGAAGGTATGCAAttctaattttgttaatattatcCAAAATTGAAAACTTATGGCTAAGTATCTGtagatgttgatatatattatatatatacaattgactgtttttattgcttattagtgttgggaatcggactgAAATACTTTTcggtttatgaaaacaatcaatgatcgattattaatcgttttaatcattatttaactatcTTAGGTCATCATATATAAGGCATATAGATAAACTACATGAaccagtttaagaaaaaatgttcccttacaatattatttgtacatttatttgtataaattacattatttattcagaacgcaactatactttagtgtttacaagttactattacagatcATGAGACTGCAGGCTCTAAATTTTGTGTACGgtattgaatacatgtgtaaagtaaacacaaagaaaaatatcaatttcgttttgataatcagtcagtaacaagtaaaacaaacagttgaatattctgtgttttacaagaacattttctttcagaaaactgagaaaactaaattattacatgatttaagaagtaaacaataccggtaacattttaaaaccacaaaagtgtgatgttgagaaccaatccttttgcagttaaattacaaagaaaatttgtaataaggtactgtagtgagctactgacatgataatatgactagataacacAACATAGTACcacatgaacatttcaacattaacatgtattgaccagaaacaaaatatattttcaagacaatCTTTTAACTGGTAGTCGGTAGTGGTTACAtctcttgtttctataatcgattgttcaaatttcactatcgattgtcgctgatgaaggcctttccgatcaattgtcgattataactGATCTTCGGCACAACACTATTGCTTATACTTCAGCGTTTTGagatttcattaagtttcaagtaatatttttcatatactatatcaatataatttccatgttctttttttttaataatgatatagatagactatactaattagtgatgttctgatgatcaattataatgaaaaaataactggtatgttcctgaaatcagtttttcttctttcatcttgtcaattttgttcagttgtaatcattaacaatatggctaaagcaacaacaacattaatagtgggttttttttggtgaaatttactgCCTTACTGCCTTCTTCCCTAGTGAAAACTTGTCCATTTTTcaccatattttatgttttccaaatttgataagtggagatttcataacattaatgaataaaaaatcttgaaaagacttactataaattaacaaaataatatatgcataaaaatctttaaaacatgtagtatatagaatattttagcacaagcccacaatCATGCACTGGTGAAAATTATGTCATCGGGGCTTGTTCtaattctgaatttaatatagcagggcttgaaaaaaaatatgccaagcaatagagtaataattcaggcttgttcatcccgAACTCCAATTTCGatgatatattttgccattaaaatctaaattagatatttaagcctgattttgtatttttcccaatgtcaactttttttcccaaattgtattgtacaggtggtaaaaataattccataaaatACACTAACTAGATATTTTCAATCCTTTACCTAACATAAGTAGAGTAAA
Above is a genomic segment from Mya arenaria isolate MELC-2E11 chromosome 2, ASM2691426v1 containing:
- the LOC128225209 gene encoding D-galactoside-specific lectin-like, translated to MGKISLLLLAVFGYLALSGVVGDVIVCEDSTVYLSCPEGQQIAVYNANYGRTRNATICPHPQIKSLSCFSSGSFTIVKDSCNEQQECILNASNSVYGDPCVGTFKYLEIQYTCISA